The nucleotide window CCAGCTCGATCGTCCGCACCTTCCCCGTCTTCGTGTCCTTCCGCTCGTTGGTCACCCCGTCCTGTGCCCCGCTCACTTTGATCTCGCTCTTGTCGGGGTGGAAGTCGTCCCAGCAGAGGGCGAACATTTCCGCCGGCCGCAATCCGGCGTCGAGCCAAAGGCGGAAGGCGTAGCCGAGTTGGTGGAGCGATTCGGCGGCGGTCAGGAACGCCACGCACTGGTCCGGTAGCATGGCCCGCTTCTCGTCACGCTTCGGGTTGGGGAGCTTCAACTCTGCCATCGGGTTCACCGGGATGCGGCTGAACGCCACAGCGGACCCGAGGGCGTTCCGCAGTACGGCCCCCGCTTTCTGGCGTTCACTGTCGCTCTGCCCGTCGGTCGCCATCTGGGCGAGCATCAGCACGATCTTCTCGCGGGTGAGGTCGCGGAGCCGGGTCGAGCCGATCCGCGGTTTGAGGTGCGTGTCCACCCGCCACTTGTCGTGGCTGTAGGTCTTGTTCGAGATGTCCGGCTTCCGCATCTCCATCCAGGCGTCCAGCCACTCTCCGATAGTCCCGGCCGCCGCGGGCTGGTCCTGCCCCTTCAGCCAGTCCTGAGCGTCCTTTCGCGTGTCGAACGTTTTTGACGACCGCAACAGTTCGTTGCCGACCTGCTTTGCCTTGCGGGCGAGGTACTTGCCGTTCGGCTTCTTCGTGATCCCGCCCTCTCCATTCCCCCGCTTCTGGCCTTTGGGCATGTCGGGCTCCTGCGTGGTGGTCGCGCGACCACCACGGTCAAAAAGAAACGCCGGTGCGATCTTGCACGGCGTCTTTAGAATGCGCACAATTGTCCACTATTCAAGCTTGCTGATCCGGTTCGCGGACGCGAAACTCTTCGGTGCTCACACCCAAC belongs to Gemmata obscuriglobus and includes:
- a CDS encoding tyrosine-type recombinase/integrase codes for the protein MPKGQKRGNGEGGITKKPNGKYLARKAKQVGNELLRSSKTFDTRKDAQDWLKGQDQPAAAGTIGEWLDAWMEMRKPDISNKTYSHDKWRVDTHLKPRIGSTRLRDLTREKIVLMLAQMATDGQSDSERQKAGAVLRNALGSAVAFSRIPVNPMAELKLPNPKRDEKRAMLPDQCVAFLTAAESLHQLGYAFRLWLDAGLRPAEMFALCWDDFHPDKSEIKVSGAQDGVTNERKDTKTGKVRTIELAPSTVAAMLAARPPLWTGKLVMPDSRGGAWWQSNFLRSPFGPIRKKADLEWVTPYTMRHTMATLLLRAHVPLKVVSERLGHADVMTTLKHYAHVMPGDQQRAAAVMEGFLNPPVKP